In the Acetobacterium sp. KB-1 genome, ATTCCTATAATACCGGCGGTCATCACTTCACCATCGGAGGCATTAAAAAAGATGGATCGGATGCCACAAATGCGTTAACCCGATGTCTGCTTCATACTACTGGCCGGATGTTTCTCGCTGATCCTTCCGTTGACATTCGCATCCACAAGAACACGCCTTCCGATGTATGGGAGTTAGCAATTCAATCAAGCAAGGCCTGCGGTGGGGTCCCCTCATTTGAAAATGATGAGCTGATCATACCGATGCTACTCAAGCGTGGACGAACTCTGGAGGATGCGCGCGACTATTGTATTATCGGATGTGTCGAACCTTCCGGCTCTGGAAATGAATGGTCTGCCAGTGGTGGTCCTGGTTCTGAAGTATTCTTTAACCTTTTAGGACCCATTATTATGGCCATCCATAATGGCACAAATCCGCTGACGGATTTCTCAAAAGGTCTCAAAACAGGTTACCTCTACGATTACAAGACCTTTGATGAATTCAAGGACGCATTTGCTGCCCAGTTAAAGTACTTTCTCGATTGGCAGATAACCGGGGGAAATTGTTTTGAGCTGATGTACGCCGATCATTTTCCTGCCGTTGTTGCCTCTACGACCATGGATGGCTGTGTCGAAAGCGGCAGGGATGCACTTTCTGGCGGCTGCAAATATAACTCAACAGGACTAACCGGTTGCGGAATCGGCAATGTGGCGGATTCTCTAATAGCCATCAAAAAATTATGTTTTGATGATCAGACCGTTACAACCAAAGAACTTTATAACGCCTTATGTGCCAACTGGAAAGGCTACGAAGCCCTCCATCAAGCCATTGTTTTTGACATTCCCCATTACGGAAATGACATTGATGAGGTCGATGAGCTGGCGGCCTGGGTGATGGAATTAGCGAATGATCACGTTTCTGCTGCCACCAATCCCAGAGGCGGTAACTGGGCATTTGGAACCTTCACCATGACTGTCCATGTTGATTATGGTTCAAAAACTGATGCCACACCTGACGGCAGACAAAAAGGTGAGCCTCTTGCTGAAGCCATCTCCGCCAGACAGGGCTTTGATCGAAATGGGGTTACCGCCTATCTGAATACGGTCTCTAAACTACCTCAAAGGATGCTCGGTAATGGCGACCAAATGAACCTCCGCTTCAGTCCTTCCTGTGTCGCGAATAAAGAAGGCGTTGAGAAGCTTCGTCAATTAATGAGCACTTACTTTGAAAATGGCGGCATGGAGGTACAGTTTAATGTTGTTGACACAGAGACGCTTTATCAGGCTCAGAAAAATCCGGAGGAATTTAGAAATCTAATCGTACGCATTGCCGGCTTTTCCGTCTATTTTGTCGAAATGCCTAAGGTTCTGCAGGATGATTTTATTTCCAGAACTGAGCACAACACACTTTAAATCTGATCTGATCAAGCTCAATTTGGATCTGACCGGCTACGACAATGTAATCACCAGCCGTTTGAATGGCATAATTGTATGCCTCAAGAATTTCATCTTTTTCGCAGCCGGTTAGAACCCCTATTAAAAGGACGATTGCCACAAACGCAAATAGTCGCTTTTTCATCAAAATACCACCTTTCCTGAAAAATCATCGACCTTTTGGCCTCTTTCTGATGAGAATATCGGTTTTTTTATGTTTTTTCCGCTTAAAAACTGCTTGTGGTGGATTTGTTAGTCTCACAATCGTGATTGTAAGCAAAAGCATTATCGTAATGGATAACATGGATAGTGTAAGATTTCCGTGTTCGGAAGTATTCATGAATGTTCCCGTATCGAATCTCATCACCGTCAATCCTGATAGAATCGGGTACAGACTTCGCATCGTGACATCCTTAATAAACATAGCGCTGTATCCGAACAAAAAAGACACAATAACGCCTCCCATAAAAATTCCCGGTTTCCTGCTTGTAAAAGCGATGATGGGCAGAACCGCTATATATGTAAAAGCTGATATTCCCAACATCTGTAAAAGACCCGTGCATAAAACAACAGCGCTCAGACCTGAAATACCGGACAGTACTCCGACAATCAGCGTTAT is a window encoding:
- a CDS encoding pyruvate formate lyase family protein, encoding MFKFAAISPRIQRLRDKRDAANKGRTILDGERTKIYTDYYKTHEAEPNILKRAHCLYEWCLNKTILVEDEDIFVGQIGRSYRSLNSFVEWDASWLHQATHDDAGFKSAWQSEDAFAYMSDSDRDIFKEASEYWLDRSLSARYLESIPPVLQGFQGNGCSDFFARKPSLGGVPQGHYSPNFQKVISYGFGGIKREIREKMDQLQGQIYGNDAAKFLFYQAADIVCDAALVFTKRYAKECARQAKNHADPERRAELLDMADSLNWIMEHPARNTWEALQCVVLYQIMLVADGQQHGLSQGRVDQYAGWFAEAELKSGTLTMATLQEYADAFFLKLNDNLIQVRMSTNDMLSKMYSGKGYSYNTGGHHFTIGGIKKDGSDATNALTRCLLHTTGRMFLADPSVDIRIHKNTPSDVWELAIQSSKACGGVPSFENDELIIPMLLKRGRTLEDARDYCIIGCVEPSGSGNEWSASGGPGSEVFFNLLGPIIMAIHNGTNPLTDFSKGLKTGYLYDYKTFDEFKDAFAAQLKYFLDWQITGGNCFELMYADHFPAVVASTTMDGCVESGRDALSGGCKYNSTGLTGCGIGNVADSLIAIKKLCFDDQTVTTKELYNALCANWKGYEALHQAIVFDIPHYGNDIDEVDELAAWVMELANDHVSAATNPRGGNWAFGTFTMTVHVDYGSKTDATPDGRQKGEPLAEAISARQGFDRNGVTAYLNTVSKLPQRMLGNGDQMNLRFSPSCVANKEGVEKLRQLMSTYFENGGMEVQFNVVDTETLYQAQKNPEEFRNLIVRIAGFSVYFVEMPKVLQDDFISRTEHNTL
- a CDS encoding ABC transporter permease; this translates as MLGIIKTEFFKLKRFHVLLIGLIGMTLPAILSVFTQAVATPEVTTQNFDFLALFNSTIWNSATIFMPVIFTLIGGYLISREYTDNTLKNILTVPVSFQRLLFGKLLAMGILSVLFGFYSYTITLIVGVLSGISGLSAVVLCTGLLQMLGISAFTYIAVLPIIAFTSRKPGIFMGGVIVSFLFGYSAMFIKDVTMRSLYPILSGLTVMRFDTGTFMNTSEHGNLTLSMLSITIMLLLTITIVRLTNPPQAVFKRKKHKKTDILIRKRPKGR